A single genomic interval of Helianthus annuus cultivar XRQ/B chromosome 13, HanXRQr2.0-SUNRISE, whole genome shotgun sequence harbors:
- the LOC110901280 gene encoding leucine-rich repeat extensin-like protein 5, protein MEMDDDPDLEIQTGTPGHPISISSGSPFQGSPYRGPDSFQERMGTYEWFFTPSYHSSPAQPPLEDPQLQAVSPPPLPVEEPPQQPLQPPPEPPRRRRNARMSVRGGPRFSSPHGSSSYPPIPEDPQMGGPSNVAPEANPPQASYAPPQPPVGFDNPIPTYPCPSRYNPYENPLGYPSDYVSQDLYLTAAQYHHLYPSTYPPMHPAGYPGQG, encoded by the coding sequence ATGGAAATGGATGATGACCCCGACCTGGAGATACAAACAGGAACCCCGGGCCACCCTATCAGCATATCTAGTGGGTCTCCGTTTCAGGGATCCCCTTACCGTGGGCCCGACTCATTCCAGGAGAGGATGGGTACCTATGAATGGTTCTTTACACCATCTTACCATAGCTCTCCAGCCCAACCACCTTTGGAAGATCCTCAACTTCAAGctgtctcaccaccaccactcccggTAGAGGAGCCACCGCAACAGCCACTGCAGCCACCTCCGGAGCCTCCGAGGCGAAGGAGGAACGCACGCATGTCCGTTAGAGGAGGACCCCGTTTCAGTTCTCCTCATGGTTCGAGTTCCTATCCCCCTATTCCGGAGGACCCCCAGATGGGTGGACCCTCAAACGTGGCACCGGAGGCTAATCCTCCGCAAGCTTCTTATGCACCACCTCAGCCGCctgtgggttttgataacccaattccgACGTACCCATGTCCTTCCAGGTACAATCCTTATGAGAACCCATTGGGGTACCCCTCGGACTATGTATCTCAAGACCTATACCTTACGGCTGCGCAGTATCACCACCTCTATCCTTCTACTTACCCTCCTATGCATCCAGCTGGATACCCGGGTCAGGGTTAA